A window of the Peromyscus leucopus breed LL Stock chromosome 22, UCI_PerLeu_2.1, whole genome shotgun sequence genome harbors these coding sequences:
- the LOC119086416 gene encoding cation channel sperm-associated protein subunit delta-like, whose amino-acid sequence MPRLGGGERSAVAYLSFNAHAQTPPQAPWQLRSGVSCGRPGEMLLLMLAAVATVVRAQPLCRSYRVRTGKVFASKPLPEGDMLFYAFNSTFVLRDFCHSKAVLYLGKKIFISKDNFESSLPPLIIPKSMRARGASVTSALFTSDSKLLLVVNKKVYMYNYLWNRWHKAIGIFQPVSHISGDKCCFKNEFCLVSWNLS is encoded by the exons ATGCCCAGACttgggggcggggagaggagTGCAGTGGCCTACCTTAGTTTCAATGCGCATGCTCAGACTCCTCCTCAAGCTCCTTGGCAGTTGAGGAGCGGTGTTAGCTGTGGACGACCAGGCGAGATGCTGCTGTTGATGCTGGCGGCCGTGGCCACTGTGGTCAGAGCTCAGCCACTGTGCCG GTCGTACAGGGTGAGGACCGGGAAGGTGTTCGCTTCCAAGCCGCTACCTGAAGGG GACATGCTGTTCTACGCCTTCAACTCCACATTCGTGCTCAGGGACTTCTGCCACAGCAAGGCCGTGCTGTACCTGGG GAAGAAGATTTTCATATCGAAGGACAATTTTGAGAGCAGCCTCCCGCCACTCATCATTCCCAAGTCAATGAGG GCGAGAGGAGCATCGGTCACAAGTGCTTTATTCACTTCTGATTCAAAACTGCTGTTGGTGGTGAATAAGAAAGTCTACATGTACAATTACCTTTGGAACAGATGGCATAAAGCTATAG GTATATTCCAGCCTGTCTCACACATCAGTGGCGacaaatgttgttttaaaaatgaattttgccTGGTAAGTTGGAATctttcataa